From the bacterium genome, the window AGTTCGACGCCCCGGCCGGAACGCTCGTCTCCCCCGAGGAACTGCAGGACGAACGGCCCGAATGCCGCGTCTGGCTCGCCGGCGGCTGCCAAGGGGAGAACAACTCCACCTTCTCCCGCCTGAGCATGGAGACCGACCAGCGCGCCGAGGTGATGCGCGGCGACACCGTCGTCCTCTCCTCGAGCATCGTCCCCGGCAACGAGATGCCGGTCTCGCGGATGGTGGACCGCTTCCTGCGGCTCGGCGCCTCGGTGATGACCGCGGGCGAACATCCGGAACTCCACGCCTCGGGGCACGGCTCGCGCGACGAGCTGGCCGAGTTGGTCGCGCTGACGCGGCCGGAGGTCGTCGTGCCGGTCCACGGCGACCGCGCGCACCTCGAGGCGATGGCCGCCCTCGCCGAAGCCGCCGATCCGGCGCCGCGCCAAGTGCTGATCATCGAGAAGGGAGACCATCTCGAGCTCGGCGGGTTCGGCGCGGCGGTCGTGGAGCGTCTGGAGGTCCACACGCTCTACCTCGACGACGCCGGGCTGGTCCTCTCGCCGCAGGTGATGCGCGAGCGGCAGGCGATCGCCGCCGCCGGCGTGGCGCTGGTCCACGTGCGGCGGACCTCCGGCGGGCGCGTGCCCGACGACGCGGTGCGGATCGAAGGGATCGGCGTGCCCGGCTGGGAAACGATCGGCCCGGAGGCCGCCGACGCCGCGCTGCGCGCGGTGCGGCTCGCCCCGCCCTGGACGCCGGTCGGCGAGCTCGAGGCGGACATCGCGCGCCGCGTCGGCAACCTCTTGCGCCGCGGCGGACGGGTCCGGCCGCGGGTC encodes:
- a CDS encoding ribonuclease J, giving the protein MGAKLDVYTLGGCGGFGMNATLLAVGGEAILVDFGAGFPREPLPGAALVVPDGAALVERFPRLAAIALTHAHDDHCAALSYLPPAWRSAPVYGPAFALASAADRLDDNHVPRPRMIPVAAGERVELGPFGVTFVPATHSVPDSALLAIETPVGLVVHSGDFKLDPAPRKGPPAPRAQLAELGRKGVRLLLVDSTGALRPGRTAAESSVAPALAKTIAGAEGQVFVSTFASHVHRIEAAIEGAAAAGRKVALLGQRMTRSTRHALDLGQFDAPAGTLVSPEELQDERPECRVWLAGGCQGENNSTFSRLSMETDQRAEVMRGDTVVLSSSIVPGNEMPVSRMVDRFLRLGASVMTAGEHPELHASGHGSRDELAELVALTRPEVVVPVHGDRAHLEAMAALAEAADPAPRQVLIIEKGDHLELGGFGAAVVERLEVHTLYLDDAGLVLSPQVMRERQAIAAAGVALVHVRRTSGGRVPDDAVRIEGIGVPGWETIGPEAADAALRAVRLAPPWTPVGELEADIARRVGNLLRRGGRVRPRVVVVLD